The following coding sequences are from one Coffea arabica cultivar ET-39 chromosome 11e, Coffea Arabica ET-39 HiFi, whole genome shotgun sequence window:
- the LOC113719519 gene encoding uncharacterized protein: MEGKGSSLVHLLVIVLSLVAFGFAIAAERRRSTGTFVEDKNTNRTYCVYSSDVATGYGVGSFLFLLSSESLLMGVTKCMCFGRPLAPGGNRAWAIIYFVSSWMTFLVAEACIVAGAKNNAYHTKYRDVIYAQNFSCETLRKGVFIAGAVFVVATMLLNVYYYMYFTKAINQPARKASRASSSVGMTGYA; encoded by the exons ATGGAAGGAAAGGGATCATCATTAGTCCATTTACTAGTGATAGTCTTGAGCTTGGTCGCTTTTGGATTTGCCATTGCAGCTGAAAGACGCAGAAGCACT GGTACCTTCGTTGAAGACAAAAATACAAATCGCACGTACTGTGTTTACAGCTCGGATGTTGCAACTGGATATGGTGTAGGTTCTTTCTTGTTCCTTCTTTCAAGTGAGTCCCTACTTATGGGGGTCACAAAGTGCATGTGTTTTGGAAGGCCCTTAGCACCCGGTGGAAATCGAGCTTGGGCCATTATCTATTTTGTTTCTTCATG GATGACATTTCTGGTTGCGGAAGCTTGTATAGTGGCCGGCGCTAAGAATAATGCTTATCACACCAAGTACAGGGACGTGATATATGCACAGAACTTTTCTTGTGAGACGCTAAGGAAAGGTGTGTTCATTGCAGGAGCAGTTTTTGTGGTTGCAACAATGCTTCTCAATGTGTATTACTACATGTACTTCACCAAGGCCATTAATCAACCCGCTCGGAAAGCAAGTCGTGCTAGCTCAAGTGTCGGCATGACTGGGTATGCATAG
- the LOC113719346 gene encoding uncharacterized protein: protein MKQNGFAAYEERRASVAISVPSSIVPDFTTHGRERERETVVCPKPRRVGGLNPAMADPIRPLRWHVSHQQEVCDAKAGAELLDIILAKGGYGTEQPSCTQAASSPPFFSGSPPSRVSNPLIQDARFGDERVTPVSPRAIPIPSGLASSPSSSARKAGGCVRANFGNNPAVRIEGFDCLDRDRRNCSIPALA, encoded by the exons atgaagcaaaacggtttTGCTGCCTATGAGGAGAGGAGAGCCTCTGTCGCCATCTCTGTCCCAAGTTCAATTGTTCCAGATTTCACCACTCatgggagagagagggagagggaaacTGTTGTTTGCCCTAAACCAAGGCGAGTTGGAGGCCTTAATCCGGCTATGGCTGACCCTATCAGACCTCTTCGATGGCATGTGAG CCATCAGCAGGAGGTTTGTGATGCAAAAGCTGGAGCTGAGTTGTTGGATATCATCCTTGCAAAG GGTGGTTATGGCACGGAACAACCATCATGTACACAGGCAGCCTCGTCGCCCCCATTTTTTAGTGGGTCACCGCCGAGCAGAGTATCTAACCCATTAATTCAGGATGCTCGATTTGGTGATGAAAGGGTCACCCCAGTTTCCCCTCGTGCGATTCCGATTCCCTCCGGTTTGGCATCGTCCCCGTCCTCATCCGCCAGGAAAGCAGGCGGGTGCGTCCGGGCGAATTTTGGCAACAATCCGGCTGTGAGAATTGAGGGGTTTGATTGCCTGGACAGGGATCGCAGGAATTGCAGCATCCCTGCTCTGGCTTAG